A DNA window from Methylobacterium sp. NMS14P contains the following coding sequences:
- a CDS encoding DMT family transporter — protein sequence MTAALLYPFILVAGALQALGNAMNAQLRGRMVNPWLAATVSFLPIVFVFTTLFLTMPTPLPSLDSLSRMPWYAPLGGLAGAVAVFGGLAFIDKVGAGPFNGLTLTANILTSLAMDALGLFGLQAAGFKPMPWLGGLLMAVGVTFIARSGGKSEGGEGHGEGHGMSGKLLYPFILVAGALMAIGVVWNAQLRGALENPWLAATVSFVPVVFVFALMFLLRPSPLPTRDDVAGVRWWMPLAGLTGAVAVFAGLLFVDKVGAGAFNGLLITANLLTSVALDHFGWFGMKRVKAGPPRLIGAALMVGGIVLISLF from the coding sequence GTGACGGCTGCCCTCCTCTATCCCTTCATCCTGGTGGCGGGCGCGCTGCAGGCACTCGGCAACGCCATGAACGCGCAGCTGCGCGGCCGCATGGTCAATCCGTGGCTCGCCGCGACGGTGTCGTTCCTGCCGATCGTCTTCGTGTTCACGACCCTGTTCCTCACGATGCCGACGCCGCTGCCGAGCCTCGATTCCTTGAGCAGGATGCCCTGGTACGCGCCGCTGGGGGGCCTGGCCGGCGCGGTCGCGGTGTTCGGCGGGCTCGCCTTCATCGACAAGGTCGGCGCCGGGCCGTTCAACGGTCTGACGCTCACCGCCAACATCCTCACCTCCCTGGCGATGGACGCCCTCGGCCTGTTCGGCCTGCAGGCCGCGGGCTTCAAGCCGATGCCCTGGCTCGGCGGCCTCCTGATGGCGGTGGGCGTGACCTTCATCGCGCGCTCAGGGGGCAAGAGCGAGGGCGGCGAGGGGCACGGCGAGGGGCACGGGATGTCGGGCAAGCTGCTCTACCCGTTCATCCTCGTGGCCGGCGCCCTGATGGCGATCGGCGTGGTCTGGAACGCGCAGCTCCGCGGGGCCCTGGAGAATCCTTGGCTCGCCGCGACGGTGTCGTTCGTGCCGGTCGTGTTCGTGTTCGCGCTGATGTTCCTGCTGCGGCCGTCGCCGCTGCCGACCCGCGACGACGTCGCGGGCGTTCGCTGGTGGATGCCCCTCGCCGGCCTCACCGGGGCGGTGGCGGTCTTCGCCGGGCTGCTCTTCGTCGACAAGGTCGGGGCCGGCGCGTTCAACGGCCTGCTGATCACCGCCAACCTGCTGACCTCGGTGGCGCTCGACCATTTCGGCTGGTTCGGCATGAAGCGGGTCAAGGCCGGCCCGCCGCGCCTGATCGGCGCCGCCCTGATGGTCGGCGGCATCGTGCTGATCTCGCTGTTCTGA
- a CDS encoding arsenic transporter: MGALTLTPNIATWTIAALATLGVILRPFSWPEAIWAVLGAGALVALGLLAPATAWDGVLKGTDVYLFLVGMMLMSEVARKEGLFDWLASIAVRAARGSATRLFTLVYLVGTVVTVFLSNDACAVVLTPAVYAATKAAKVENPLPYLFICAFIANAASFVLPISNPANLVVFAEHMPPLVRWLGLFALPSLLAIATTYAVLRLTQARALRGQQVATDVEAVSLSRTGLVAGIGIVATGGVLIGASALGLDLGLPTFVAGLATTIVVLLLKRGGLVEVAKDVSWSVLPLVAGLFVLVEALEKTGVLAMLADLLKGYAHAAPEATAWGAGGLVAVLCNLVNNLPAGLIAGAAVQTAHVPEKVAGAILIGVDLGPNLSVTGSLATILWLTAIRREGQDVGAWTFLKLGLLVMPPALALALAGLLLV; the protein is encoded by the coding sequence ATGGGCGCGCTGACGCTGACCCCCAACATCGCGACCTGGACGATCGCCGCCCTCGCGACCCTCGGCGTCATCCTGCGGCCGTTCTCGTGGCCGGAGGCGATCTGGGCCGTGCTCGGCGCCGGCGCCCTGGTGGCCCTCGGCCTGCTCGCCCCCGCCACCGCCTGGGACGGCGTGCTGAAGGGGACCGACGTCTACCTGTTCCTCGTCGGCATGATGCTGATGTCGGAGGTGGCCCGGAAGGAGGGCCTGTTCGACTGGCTGGCGTCGATCGCCGTGCGCGCCGCCAGGGGCTCGGCGACCCGGCTGTTCACCCTCGTGTACCTCGTCGGCACCGTCGTCACGGTGTTCCTGTCGAACGACGCCTGCGCGGTGGTGCTGACGCCCGCCGTCTACGCGGCCACGAAGGCCGCCAAGGTGGAGAACCCCCTCCCCTACCTGTTCATCTGCGCCTTCATCGCCAACGCGGCGAGCTTCGTGCTGCCGATCTCGAACCCGGCCAACCTCGTGGTCTTCGCCGAGCACATGCCGCCGCTGGTGCGCTGGCTCGGCCTGTTCGCCCTGCCCTCGCTGCTGGCCATCGCCACGACCTACGCGGTGCTGCGGCTGACCCAGGCCAGGGCCCTGCGCGGGCAGCAGGTCGCCACCGACGTCGAGGCCGTGTCGCTGTCCCGCACCGGCCTCGTGGCCGGCATCGGCATCGTGGCGACCGGCGGCGTCCTGATCGGCGCCTCGGCGCTCGGCCTCGACCTCGGCCTGCCCACCTTCGTGGCGGGCCTCGCCACCACGATCGTCGTGCTGCTGCTCAAGCGCGGCGGCCTCGTGGAGGTCGCCAAGGACGTGTCGTGGAGCGTGCTGCCGCTGGTGGCCGGGCTGTTCGTCCTGGTCGAGGCCCTGGAGAAGACCGGCGTGCTCGCCATGCTGGCGGACCTCCTCAAGGGCTACGCCCACGCCGCCCCGGAGGCCACCGCCTGGGGGGCGGGCGGCCTGGTCGCGGTGCTGTGCAACCTCGTCAACAACCTGCCGGCCGGGCTGATCGCGGGCGCCGCCGTGCAGACCGCCCACGTTCCCGAGAAGGTGGCGGGCGCGATCCTGATCGGCGTCGATCTCGGGCCGAACCTGTCGGTGACGGGCTCGCTCGCGACGATCCTCTGGCTCACCGCCATCCGCCGCGAGGGCCAGGATGTCGGCGCCTGGACCTTCCTCAAGCTCGGCCTGCTGGTGATGCCGCCGGCCCTCGCGCTGGCGCTCGCCGGCCTGCTCCTCGTCTGA
- a CDS encoding metallophosphoesterase family protein — MTASHGVFAFAHIGDLHLERASDPHAADLRAMLAEVAGLHGRGLVDFVYIPGDLAEDGRAEQYAVLREALDRHPDLPVRLIAGDHDRQHGTMADFDALFAAVAGSPRGGGHAARCHDLPRPRDPASVTHYYFAETWAGVRCLFLDMVSPGYGQKGFGLDFRLGPCQLAWLGEELARAGREGLPCAVFAHTYPDDLCVPDERAALAGLIRHHGVRLVEMGHTHYNELAPDGRTLYAAARSVGQNEDGSVGYAVAAIDGPVTSWRFKPLDRALPFVMITSPADRRLATAPLDAADGTVSVRALVLSDRPQAEWCCHLRVDGGPAQPMGPDGPRTVHARIPWREDARRLAVTVTDGTGHTDTEVIEPVGRSFVPPPAHERPGSDACRLPAWPEKGLRGDQLGPNRNGRHW; from the coding sequence GTGACGGCGAGCCACGGCGTGTTCGCCTTCGCGCATATCGGCGACCTCCACCTGGAGCGGGCCTCCGACCCCCACGCCGCCGACCTGCGGGCGATGCTCGCCGAGGTGGCGGGGCTGCACGGCCGCGGCCTCGTCGACTTCGTCTACATCCCCGGCGACCTCGCCGAGGACGGGCGGGCGGAGCAGTACGCGGTCCTGCGCGAGGCCCTGGACCGCCACCCGGACCTGCCGGTGCGCCTGATCGCCGGCGACCACGACCGGCAGCACGGCACGATGGCGGATTTCGACGCCCTGTTCGCCGCGGTGGCGGGCAGCCCGCGCGGCGGCGGCCACGCGGCGCGGTGCCACGACCTGCCGCGCCCGCGCGATCCGGCCTCCGTGACGCACTACTACTTCGCCGAGACCTGGGCGGGCGTGCGCTGCCTGTTCCTCGACATGGTCAGCCCCGGCTACGGCCAGAAGGGCTTCGGCCTCGATTTCCGCCTCGGCCCCTGCCAGCTCGCGTGGCTCGGCGAGGAGCTGGCCCGGGCCGGACGGGAGGGCCTGCCCTGCGCGGTCTTCGCCCACACCTACCCGGACGACCTCTGCGTGCCCGACGAGCGGGCGGCGCTCGCCGGCCTGATCCGCCATCACGGCGTGCGCCTCGTCGAGATGGGCCACACCCACTACAACGAGCTCGCCCCGGACGGGCGCACCCTCTACGCCGCGGCCCGCTCGGTCGGCCAGAACGAGGACGGCTCGGTCGGCTACGCGGTCGCGGCGATCGACGGTCCGGTCACGAGCTGGCGGTTCAAGCCCCTCGACCGCGCGCTGCCCTTCGTGATGATCACGAGCCCGGCCGACCGGCGCCTCGCCACGGCGCCCCTCGACGCCGCCGACGGCACGGTCTCGGTGCGCGCCCTGGTCCTCTCGGACCGGCCGCAGGCCGAGTGGTGCTGTCACCTGCGCGTCGATGGCGGCCCGGCCCAGCCGATGGGGCCGGACGGCCCCCGCACCGTCCATGCCCGGATCCCCTGGCGAGAGGACGCGCGCCGGCTCGCCGTCACGGTCACGGACGGCACGGGGCACACCGACACCGAGGTGATCGAGCCCGTGGGCCGGAGCTTCGTGCCGCCGCCCGCGCACGAGCGCCCCGGCAGCGACGCGTGCCGGCTGCCCGCCTGGCCCGAGAAGGGGCTCCGGGGCGACCAGCTCGGGCCGAACCGCAACGGCCGGCACTGGTAG
- a CDS encoding MetQ/NlpA family ABC transporter substrate-binding protein, translated as MKFLRLLAVAALSLGALPAGAETLRVGVVPGAYGDAVTVAAREAKAEGLDVKVVEFSDWTTPNVALDAGDIDLNFFQHRPFMENAAKQKGYAFDIVGLGILSNIGLYSLKHKSFDQIPAGGTVAIANDPVNQGRGLLLLQKAGLIKLKDGVGFLGTLDDIVENPKKLRFTEVEGPQLARITGDVDLALGYPHFIVAAGSFDPTSGLIYSGIEDRRFAVSFVTKAARKEDPVIRKFVTLFQNSEAVKQQIRKSFANSDKLYLLAWQN; from the coding sequence ATGAAGTTCCTGCGTCTCCTCGCCGTCGCGGCGCTCAGCCTCGGCGCCCTGCCGGCCGGGGCGGAGACCCTCCGGGTCGGCGTCGTGCCCGGCGCCTACGGCGATGCCGTCACGGTGGCGGCCCGGGAGGCCAAGGCCGAGGGCCTCGACGTGAAGGTCGTCGAGTTCAGCGACTGGACGACGCCCAACGTCGCCCTCGATGCCGGCGACATCGACCTGAACTTCTTCCAGCACCGCCCCTTCATGGAGAACGCCGCCAAGCAGAAGGGCTACGCGTTCGACATCGTCGGGCTCGGGATCCTGTCCAATATCGGCCTGTACTCCCTGAAGCATAAGAGCTTCGACCAGATCCCGGCGGGCGGCACGGTGGCGATCGCCAACGACCCGGTGAATCAGGGCCGCGGCCTGCTGCTCCTCCAGAAGGCCGGGCTGATCAAGCTGAAGGACGGTGTCGGCTTCCTCGGCACCCTCGACGACATCGTCGAGAACCCGAAGAAACTGCGCTTCACCGAGGTCGAGGGGCCGCAGCTCGCGCGGATCACCGGCGACGTCGACCTCGCCCTGGGCTACCCGCACTTCATCGTGGCGGCCGGCAGTTTCGACCCGACCAGCGGATTGATCTATTCCGGTATCGAGGACCGGCGCTTCGCCGTGAGCTTCGTCACCAAGGCCGCCCGCAAGGAGGACCCCGTGATCCGGAAATTCGTGACGCTCTTCCAGAACTCGGAGGCCGTGAAACAGCAGATCCGCAAATCCTTCGCCAACAGCGACAAGCTGTACCTGCTGGCGTGGCAGAACTGA
- a CDS encoding methionine ABC transporter ATP-binding protein, with product MVGLIFDSLRDPGTPAAAGRTSPGAATAARTPAAAPGWEAGRETGTVRFESVSKTYRSAAGSVQALDRVDLAIPAGAIFGIIGRSGAGKSSLLRTVNRLEAPSSGRVLVDGAPIDALGTDGLVALRRRIGMIFQHFNLLAAKTVRQNVALPLTVAGVPRREIGPRVAEALRLVGLEDKADTYPSRLSGGQKQRVGIARALVSDPEILLCDEATSALDPETTLAILDLLRDINRRLGITIILITHEMSVIREICSDVVVLEGGRVVETGPVWRVFGAPEHPTTRALLEPLTRGLPPDLAARLQPLPAPGGWAILRITCSGRAAPDLSGLAGAGAPVRLLQAGIERIQGHAVGRMLVAVPAEDPGAEARLRALGGDVERVGYVPADAAAG from the coding sequence ATGGTCGGCCTGATCTTCGACAGCCTGCGCGATCCGGGCACGCCGGCCGCGGCCGGGCGAACGAGCCCGGGCGCCGCGACCGCTGCCCGGACCCCGGCCGCCGCGCCCGGCTGGGAGGCCGGCCGGGAGACCGGAACGGTGCGGTTCGAGTCCGTCTCGAAGACCTACCGCTCGGCCGCCGGGTCGGTGCAGGCGCTCGACCGGGTGGACCTCGCGATCCCCGCCGGCGCGATCTTCGGCATCATCGGCCGCTCGGGGGCGGGCAAGTCGAGCCTCCTGCGCACGGTCAACCGGCTGGAGGCGCCGAGTTCGGGCCGGGTCCTGGTCGACGGCGCGCCGATCGACGCCCTCGGCACCGACGGGCTCGTGGCCCTGCGCCGGCGCATCGGCATGATCTTCCAGCACTTCAACCTGCTGGCGGCCAAGACAGTCCGGCAGAACGTGGCGCTGCCGCTGACGGTCGCGGGGGTCCCCCGGCGCGAGATCGGCCCGCGGGTCGCGGAGGCCCTGCGCCTCGTCGGCCTGGAGGACAAGGCCGACACCTACCCGTCGCGGCTCTCCGGCGGCCAGAAGCAGCGGGTCGGCATCGCCCGGGCGCTCGTGAGCGATCCGGAGATCCTGCTCTGCGACGAGGCGACCTCCGCCCTCGACCCGGAGACGACGCTGGCGATCCTCGACCTGCTGCGCGACATCAACCGGCGGCTCGGGATCACCATCATCCTGATCACCCACGAGATGAGCGTGATCCGCGAGATCTGCAGCGACGTGGTGGTGCTGGAGGGCGGCCGGGTCGTCGAGACCGGGCCGGTCTGGCGCGTCTTCGGGGCGCCCGAGCACCCGACCACCCGGGCGCTGCTCGAACCCCTGACCCGCGGCCTGCCGCCGGATCTGGCGGCCCGGCTGCAGCCGCTGCCCGCGCCGGGCGGCTGGGCGATCCTGCGGATCACCTGCTCGGGCCGGGCCGCGCCCGACCTCTCGGGCCTCGCGGGTGCCGGGGCGCCGGTGCGGCTGCTCCAGGCGGGCATCGAGCGGATCCAGGGCCACGCGGTCGGCCGGATGCTCGTGGCCGTCCCGGCCGAGGATCCGGGCGCGGAGGCGCGGCTGCGGGCGCTCGGCGGCGACGTGGAGCGGGTCGGCTACGTCCCCGCCGACGCGGCGGCGGGGTGA
- a CDS encoding methionine ABC transporter permease, translating to MSQQMIERLWQALLDTALMVGVSAGIAVLAGIPLALFLVTSGPGGIFAAPTANRVVGTVVNGFRAVPFIVLLVALIPFTRLVAGTTIGVWAAIVPLSVSATPFFARIAEVSLREVDAGLIEAAQSIGCRRRHILAHVLLPEALPGIVAGFTITVVAMIGASAMAGAVGAGGLGDVAIRYGYQRFDTTVMVVVIAILIALVCAVQFAGDTAVRRLRAR from the coding sequence ATGTCACAGCAGATGATCGAACGCCTCTGGCAGGCCCTCCTCGACACCGCGCTCATGGTCGGGGTCTCGGCCGGGATCGCCGTGCTCGCCGGCATTCCCCTGGCGCTGTTCCTCGTCACCTCCGGGCCCGGCGGCATCTTCGCGGCGCCGACGGCCAACCGGGTGGTCGGGACCGTGGTCAACGGCTTCCGGGCCGTGCCCTTCATCGTGCTGCTGGTGGCGCTGATCCCGTTCACCCGGCTGGTGGCCGGCACCACGATCGGCGTCTGGGCGGCGATCGTGCCGCTCTCGGTGAGCGCGACCCCGTTCTTCGCCCGGATCGCCGAGGTCTCGCTGCGGGAGGTGGATGCGGGCCTGATCGAGGCCGCCCAGTCCATCGGCTGCCGGCGCCGGCACATCCTCGCCCACGTGCTCCTGCCCGAGGCGCTGCCGGGCATCGTGGCCGGCTTCACCATCACGGTGGTGGCGATGATCGGCGCCTCCGCGATGGCCGGCGCGGTGGGCGCGGGCGGGCTCGGGGACGTCGCCATCCGGTACGGCTACCAGCGCTTCGACACCACCGTGATGGTGGTGGTGATCGCGATCCTGATCGCCCTCGTGTGCGCGGTCCAGTTCGCGGGCGACACCGCGGTGCGGCGGCTCCGGGCCCGCTGA
- a CDS encoding SfnB family sulfur acquisition oxidoreductase, producing MSLHLDDPVTDPAEDRLPPPPAAAHRIRSDAEAIAAARAVARIFAAGAAERDRDRRLPWAEIAAFTESGLGGITVPRAHGGAGVSHATLAEVFAILAAADGSAAQIPQNQFGVLALVAAAASPAQQARIYRDVLAGHRIGNAGPARNGKAITGVDTRLAVGPGGPRLSGTRFYSTGALFAHWIPTRAVGPDGGPLLVFVRRDAPGVRVVDDWQGFGQRTTASGSVIFAEAPVEAELTIDLAPLAGRPGLFGPVSQLIHAAIDAGLARGAVAAALDFLRTRTRPYPFTAETVAEDPHILGEVGRLTVDLHAAEEVLARAGRALDRIAATPVTAQSAAEASVAVAQAKILTTEIALEASERLLELAGASATRDGYNLGRYWRDARVHTLHDPVRWKYHLLGNHALNGVLPARHQWN from the coding sequence ATGAGCCTGCACCTGGACGATCCCGTCACCGACCCGGCCGAGGACCGGCTCCCGCCGCCGCCCGCGGCGGCGCACCGGATCCGCTCGGACGCCGAGGCGATCGCGGCCGCGCGGGCCGTGGCCCGGATCTTCGCGGCGGGCGCGGCCGAGCGCGACCGGGACCGGCGCCTGCCCTGGGCGGAGATCGCGGCCTTCACGGAGAGCGGGCTCGGCGGCATCACGGTGCCGCGCGCCCACGGCGGCGCCGGGGTCTCGCACGCGACGCTCGCGGAGGTCTTCGCGATCCTCGCCGCCGCCGACGGCTCGGCGGCGCAGATCCCCCAGAACCAGTTCGGCGTCCTGGCGCTGGTCGCGGCCGCCGCCAGCCCCGCCCAGCAGGCGCGGATCTACCGCGACGTGCTCGCCGGCCACCGGATCGGCAATGCCGGCCCCGCCCGCAACGGCAAGGCCATCACCGGCGTGGACACGCGGCTGGCCGTCGGGCCGGGCGGCCCGCGGCTCAGCGGCACGCGCTTCTACTCCACGGGCGCGCTCTTCGCCCACTGGATCCCGACGCGCGCGGTCGGCCCCGACGGCGGGCCGCTCCTGGTCTTCGTGCGCCGGGACGCCCCCGGCGTGCGGGTGGTGGACGACTGGCAGGGCTTCGGCCAGCGCACCACGGCGAGCGGCAGCGTGATCTTCGCGGAGGCCCCGGTCGAGGCGGAGCTGACGATCGACCTCGCGCCCCTGGCCGGGCGCCCGGGCCTGTTCGGACCGGTCTCGCAGCTGATCCACGCGGCGATCGACGCGGGGCTCGCCCGGGGCGCGGTCGCCGCCGCCCTCGACTTCCTGCGCACCCGGACCCGGCCCTATCCCTTCACCGCCGAGACCGTCGCGGAGGATCCCCACATCCTCGGCGAGGTCGGGCGGCTCACCGTCGACCTGCACGCCGCCGAGGAGGTCCTGGCCCGGGCCGGCCGGGCGCTGGACCGGATCGCCGCGACCCCCGTCACCGCCCAGAGCGCGGCCGAGGCCTCGGTGGCGGTGGCGCAGGCCAAGATCCTCACCACCGAGATCGCCCTGGAGGCCTCCGAGCGGCTGCTCGAGCTCGCCGGCGCCTCGGCGACCCGCGACGGGTACAACCTCGGCCGGTACTGGCGCGACGCCCGGGTCCACACCCTGCACGACCCCGTGCGGTGGAAGTACCACCTCCTCGGCAACCACGCCCTGAACGGCGTGCTGCCCGCCCGGCACCAGTGGAACTGA
- a CDS encoding SfnB family sulfur acquisition oxidoreductase produces the protein MPLQPHETAFTQAPAPPRPVPVLPDAATALAVADRLADAFAEAAVERDRARRLPVAEIARFTESGLWAITVPEEYGGPGLDSATVAQVIARISAADGSLGQIPQNHFYALEVLRNGGTEAQKRALYGRVLAGERFGNALAEIGARDHTRRTRLVRDPAGWYVEGRKYYCTGSLYAHRIPTLANAEEDGREVAYLVFIPRDAPGVTLVDDWDGFGQRVTGSGSVLFEGVAVEPDWVVPFQASLERPTAIGPFAQILHAGIDLGIGAGAFAATLPFVRDRARPWIDAGVARASEDPLTLHALGDVQVRLAAADALLARAGRFVDAAQEAPDADSVAAASVAVAEARAASHRAGLLAANKLVELGGTSATDRAEALDRYWRDVRTHTLHDPVRWKYHWIGAYHLDGRQPPRHGAL, from the coding sequence ATGCCGCTCCAGCCGCACGAGACCGCCTTCACACAGGCGCCCGCGCCGCCGCGCCCGGTGCCGGTCCTGCCCGACGCCGCCACCGCGCTGGCCGTCGCCGACCGGCTGGCGGACGCCTTCGCCGAGGCCGCCGTCGAGCGCGACCGCGCGCGGCGCCTGCCGGTCGCCGAGATCGCGCGCTTCACCGAATCCGGCCTCTGGGCGATCACGGTGCCGGAGGAATACGGCGGCCCCGGCCTCGACAGCGCCACGGTCGCCCAGGTGATCGCCCGGATCTCCGCGGCGGACGGGTCGCTCGGCCAGATCCCGCAGAACCATTTCTACGCCCTGGAGGTGCTCCGCAACGGCGGCACCGAGGCCCAGAAGCGCGCCCTCTACGGCCGCGTTCTGGCGGGCGAGCGCTTCGGCAACGCGCTCGCCGAGATCGGCGCGCGGGACCACACCCGCCGCACGCGGCTCGTGCGCGATCCGGCGGGCTGGTATGTCGAGGGCCGCAAATACTACTGCACCGGCTCGCTCTACGCGCACCGCATCCCCACCCTGGCCAACGCCGAGGAGGACGGTCGGGAAGTGGCCTACCTCGTCTTCATCCCCCGGGACGCGCCGGGCGTGACCCTGGTCGACGACTGGGACGGGTTCGGGCAGCGGGTCACCGGCTCGGGCTCGGTCCTGTTCGAGGGCGTCGCCGTCGAGCCCGACTGGGTGGTGCCGTTCCAGGCCTCGCTGGAGCGGCCCACCGCGATCGGCCCCTTCGCGCAGATCCTGCACGCCGGGATCGATCTCGGCATCGGCGCGGGCGCCTTCGCGGCGACTTTGCCCTTCGTGCGGGACCGCGCCCGGCCGTGGATCGATGCCGGGGTCGCACGGGCCAGCGAGGATCCCCTGACCCTCCACGCGCTGGGCGACGTCCAGGTGCGCCTCGCGGCGGCCGACGCCCTGCTGGCGCGGGCCGGCCGCTTCGTGGACGCCGCGCAGGAAGCCCCCGACGCCGACAGCGTCGCGGCCGCCTCCGTGGCGGTGGCGGAGGCCCGGGCGGCGAGCCACCGGGCCGGCCTGCTCGCGGCCAACAAGCTCGTCGAGCTCGGCGGCACCTCCGCCACCGACCGGGCCGAGGCGCTGGACCGCTACTGGCGCGACGTCCGCACCCACACCCTGCACGATCCGGTGCGCTGGAAGTACCACTGGATCGGCGCCTACCACCTCGACGGCCGGCAGCCGCCCCGGCACGGAGCGCTCTGA
- a CDS encoding LLM class flavin-dependent oxidoreductase encodes MALGKKQILLNAFNMTCVGHINHGLWTHPRDRSAEYNTLSYWTEQAKLLERGLFDGLFIADIIGVYDIYGGGIDVTAREAVQLPVNDPTVMISAMAAVTEHLGFGVTINVHQEAPYTFARRLSTLDHLTGGRIGWNIVTGYLDSAHRAQSGGTLPAHDRRYDYADEYLEVLYRLWEGSWDDAAVRRDRAARVFSDPAHIRKVAHRGEFFSVEGYHLSEPSRQRTPVLYQAGASGRGRAFAGRHAECVFISARDPATARESVRAIRAEAVAAGRHPDDVKVFVGLAIIPGRTRAEAEAKRDEYLSYASPEAGLAHFSASTGIDFARYGLDEPIPYAPGNAIQSATAAAAKRGLTKRDLLAELQLGSRYAVLTGDAATIADELQAWITEGEVDGFNLSRIVVPESFSDFIDIVIPELQDRGLYKTAYAEGALRAKLFGAGDRLPARHPAGAYRGAAQRA; translated from the coding sequence ATGGCCCTCGGGAAGAAGCAGATCCTGCTGAACGCCTTCAACATGACCTGCGTGGGCCACATCAACCACGGGCTCTGGACCCACCCGCGCGACCGCTCGGCCGAGTACAACACGCTGTCCTACTGGACCGAGCAGGCGAAGCTCCTGGAGCGCGGCCTGTTCGACGGCCTGTTCATCGCCGACATCATCGGCGTCTACGACATCTACGGCGGCGGCATCGACGTCACCGCCCGGGAGGCAGTGCAGCTCCCGGTCAACGACCCGACCGTGATGATCTCCGCCATGGCGGCGGTGACCGAGCATCTCGGCTTCGGGGTGACGATCAACGTCCACCAGGAGGCGCCCTACACCTTCGCCCGGCGCCTCTCGACCCTCGACCACCTGACGGGCGGCCGGATCGGCTGGAACATCGTCACCGGCTACCTCGACAGCGCCCACCGCGCCCAGAGCGGCGGCACGTTGCCGGCTCATGACCGGCGCTACGACTACGCCGACGAGTACCTGGAGGTGCTCTACCGGCTCTGGGAGGGCAGCTGGGACGACGCGGCCGTGCGCCGCGACCGGGCGGCCCGGGTGTTCAGCGATCCCGCCCACATCCGCAAGGTCGCCCACCGGGGCGAGTTCTTCTCGGTCGAGGGCTACCACCTGTCGGAGCCGTCGCGCCAGCGCACGCCGGTGCTCTATCAGGCGGGCGCCTCGGGCCGCGGCCGCGCCTTCGCGGGCCGCCACGCCGAGTGCGTGTTCATCTCCGCCCGCGACCCGGCGACCGCCCGCGAATCCGTCCGCGCCATCCGGGCCGAGGCGGTCGCGGCCGGCCGGCATCCCGACGACGTGAAGGTGTTCGTCGGCCTCGCGATCATCCCCGGACGGACCCGGGCGGAGGCCGAGGCGAAGCGGGACGAGTACCTGTCCTACGCGAGCCCGGAGGCGGGGCTCGCGCATTTCTCCGCCTCCACGGGGATCGACTTCGCCCGCTACGGCCTCGACGAGCCGATCCCCTACGCGCCGGGCAACGCCATCCAGTCGGCCACCGCGGCGGCGGCCAAGCGCGGCCTGACGAAGCGCGACCTCCTGGCCGAGCTGCAGCTCGGCAGCCGCTACGCGGTGCTCACCGGCGACGCCGCGACGATCGCCGACGAACTCCAGGCCTGGATCACGGAGGGCGAGGTCGACGGCTTCAATCTCAGCCGGATCGTCGTGCCGGAGAGCTTCTCGGATTTCATCGACATCGTGATCCCGGAGCTGCAGGACCGCGGCCTCTACAAGACCGCCTACGCCGAGGGCGCGCTGCGGGCGAAGCTGTTCGGCGCGGGCGACCGGCTGCCCGCCCGCCACCCGGCCGGGGCCTACCGCGGCGCGGCTCAGCGAGCCTGA